A genomic region of Mycolicibacterium poriferae contains the following coding sequences:
- a CDS encoding amidohydrolase family protein, which yields MLKVRDDYFKGPQSLYEQVELPALLDEMDENGVTKAILMDNLVKPSVTARKFAEERPDRFALAIGGVNLLRPVPALAELAAVRRDLPVAYAAVGPSFWGDGMYPPSDAVYYPLYAKCAELGLPLCVNTGIPGPPIPGEVQNPIHLDRVCVRFPELKLCMIHGADPWWDIAIRLLIKYANLRIMTSAWSPKRLPESLLHYMRTRGKTKVIFASDWPVLRQSRVVPEALALELPPDVLDNYLFNNAESFFFGQETD from the coding sequence ATGCTCAAGGTGCGCGACGACTACTTCAAGGGGCCCCAGTCACTCTACGAGCAGGTCGAGCTGCCCGCCCTGCTCGACGAGATGGACGAAAACGGCGTGACCAAGGCGATCCTGATGGACAACCTGGTCAAGCCGTCGGTGACCGCGCGCAAGTTCGCCGAGGAGCGTCCCGACCGGTTCGCGCTCGCCATCGGTGGGGTCAACCTGCTGCGCCCGGTGCCGGCGCTGGCCGAACTGGCAGCGGTGCGCAGGGATCTGCCCGTCGCCTACGCCGCGGTCGGGCCGAGCTTCTGGGGCGACGGCATGTATCCGCCCAGTGACGCGGTCTACTACCCGCTCTACGCCAAATGTGCCGAGCTCGGGCTGCCGCTGTGCGTCAACACCGGGATCCCCGGGCCGCCGATCCCCGGAGAGGTGCAGAACCCGATCCACCTGGACCGCGTGTGTGTGCGCTTTCCCGAGCTCAAGTTGTGCATGATCCACGGGGCCGATCCCTGGTGGGACATCGCGATCCGGTTGCTGATCAAGTACGCCAACCTGCGCATCATGACCTCCGCATGGTCACCCAAGCGGCTGCCGGAAAGCCTGTTGCACTACATGCGCACCCGCGGCAAGACCAAGGTGATCTTCGCCTCCGACTGGCCGGTGTTGCGGCAGAGCCGCGTCGTACCCGAGGCGCTCGCACTCGAGCTGCCGCCCGACGTCCTGGACAACTATCTGTTCAACAACGCCGAGAGTTTCTTCTTCGGACAGGAGACCGATTGA
- a CDS encoding acyl-CoA dehydrogenase family protein: MDRYELRRLDYSLSEDHQALQAAYKDFFATRCPIETVRAAEESGFDKNLWERLCAMGATTMAVPESAGGDGATLVDLTLVAEEIGRSLAPVPWIDHVCAERLLARLGAVEADVVDGTKLVALDPQQDAATGRRLIPAGSVAEQVLVRDGTEIVALSFASRPAHVDNIGKLPMGWVDPATADSRTVLAGGPEALAEYQRALDEWRLLTGAALVGLVEETMTIAAEFAKTRYTLGVPISSLQAISHPLANIAITVQGGRNLARRAAWFLDNEPEERRELAPSTFVFMAEEAAKAATMAVHVQGGLGVSAEAAATAYLVRARGWAVAGGDPAATAKYIATIVAEREGRS, translated from the coding sequence ATGGACCGCTACGAACTCCGCAGGCTCGACTACAGCCTGTCCGAAGACCATCAGGCACTGCAGGCGGCCTACAAGGATTTCTTCGCCACCCGGTGCCCGATCGAGACCGTGCGTGCGGCCGAGGAATCGGGCTTCGACAAGAATCTGTGGGAGCGGCTGTGCGCCATGGGCGCAACGACCATGGCGGTGCCGGAGTCGGCCGGGGGCGATGGTGCGACGCTGGTGGATCTGACGTTGGTGGCCGAGGAGATCGGGCGATCGCTGGCCCCGGTGCCCTGGATCGACCACGTCTGCGCCGAACGGCTGCTGGCCCGGCTCGGCGCCGTGGAGGCCGACGTGGTCGACGGCACGAAACTGGTTGCCCTGGACCCGCAGCAGGACGCCGCGACGGGCAGGCGGCTGATCCCCGCCGGTTCGGTCGCTGAACAGGTGCTCGTCCGAGACGGGACCGAGATCGTCGCCCTGAGCTTCGCCTCTCGGCCGGCCCACGTGGACAACATCGGCAAGCTTCCGATGGGGTGGGTCGACCCGGCCACCGCCGACAGTCGTACCGTGCTGGCCGGCGGACCCGAAGCGCTCGCCGAATATCAGCGCGCGCTGGACGAATGGCGATTGCTCACCGGTGCGGCGCTGGTCGGGCTGGTCGAGGAGACGATGACCATCGCCGCGGAGTTCGCCAAGACGCGCTACACCCTGGGCGTGCCGATCTCGTCGCTGCAAGCCATCTCGCATCCGTTGGCCAACATCGCGATCACGGTGCAGGGCGGGCGAAACCTCGCCCGGCGCGCAGCCTGGTTCCTGGACAACGAGCCCGAGGAGCGCCGCGAGTTGGCGCCGTCGACATTCGTGTTCATGGCCGAGGAGGCGGCCAAGGCGGCGACCATGGCCGTGCACGTGCAGGGCGGACTGGGGGTGTCCGCCGAGGCCGCTGCAACGGCCTACCTGGTGCGCGCCCGGGGCTGGGCTGTCGCCGGCGGCGATCCCGCGGCCACCGCGAAGTACATCGCCACGATCGTCGCCGAGCGGGAAGGACGGAGCTGA